One Alnus glutinosa chromosome 13, dhAlnGlut1.1, whole genome shotgun sequence genomic window, AACTTGACTTTTTGAAATGCAAAATCATCTTATAAATATAAGAATTAAACATAAATATGAGTGAAGATCGgtttttattaaatgaatcTATATTAATTCCAATTAGAGATCAATAGTTGAAGTCAAATTCTAACTCCTGAGCTAGGCATGTTTAATTGTTGTGAGACCGAACAACTTTGTATATAagtttcatttcttgattattAGAAGTATTATTTAATAGGTTCCCTTTACGGACCTACTCGAtttattctttttgtattttgttacTTGCTCATTGGTTCACATCAAATTCTGTGTTCTCTAAACGTTGTTTTTATAACGATATTCTCCTTGTGAACACCAAAATGTGGCAAATTTTATTCTagacttcctttttttttttatggggggcaaacaaaaaattcaaaagtaaataaaggaaaagcaaaagaaagctTAGACTTGTTATTGTACACAAATTAAGAATATCGAATTTTAGCTTGAGTATAGAGTGGACTAATGCAGCATGTGATAAAAAGCAAGAGAAATGATGCAGGGTTTTGAAATGCTTCGTGCTTCCCTCAACCTTAACGTGTAAACCAtgtcaacttttgaaattgaaaaatagatatatcaattgacattttttaaaatttaaaaatattagtataaaaaaataaaaaaattaaaaattaaagatgataAAGGAAGTTTTCCCGAAAATATATACCGTCAATTGCTCTTTCTACATCACTCTCtcatagttttcattttttttttcttttttcttttttgttttgccaTTTAGTCCATTAAACTAATATATTGATAGAAATAATTGAGTAGAGCCGTCagatttattaataaaattagtaAAAGTTGTTAACGATGAAAAAAGCTGGGACAGCTGTCCCGTAAACCCACACTTTTAATAATCTTCCTTCCTACTAACTTCCCATACTACCCTTCGGTTCCAGTATATAATTATCTTCTTGATCGTCTCCTTTCTCTGGAAAATGTTGAAATAAATTAGAATGTAGAGGGCCATTTCGATCCAAAAAGTTTATCATCCTTTGTTAAGCCAAAAAATATCGCACTCTTAAAAGTAGCATGGGTTGAATCTTTCATCATCATGTTACAGTAGCTGATGCCTGAtgcccccccaaaaaaaaaaaaaaaaaaaggctattaattattgagtaatgctatattttcaactcttttacaatttgTTAATGCGCGGCAACatataacaaatatatatatatacacttgtCAAtcactttaaaaacaaaattttaacatcATTCAATCACATACTAAAACGTGCcaacaaactataaaaaaaagttttaaactCTCTGTATGTTACCAAGAACCCTAAGAATAGAGTTTTCGCCATGTCAATCAATTTCTGAGGGTCTGTTTAGGTTTGTAAATTAAAAATGTGTGAATTgataacataatttttaaaaataatgttgaacgtttgataaaatcgaaatttttcttttaaaatcgcagtttaatctttaaaattctacgtttcaaaaaaaaatatctattgcctgcattttgaaaaaacaaattttctacattttcaaatcgtaaattttttaaaaggcaATTTCAAAGCattcattttctacgatttggtttaaaatcacattttttatctacgaaatcgcattTCCAAATACACCTTAAGTTATATGCAGCCACGTAATAAAGTAGGCATATCAAATCCACAACCTGTATAAAATTTCTATTacattcaataaaaataaaggaaaaagaaaaagaagagaggtggAAAGTATCTCAAATCATTCACGGGTGGAGGCCACGGCATACGCCAACCTTTGGCGGCCTTTGCAAGAGGGTGGAGGTCCACCCTCACTATCTTTTTGttagatataattaaaaaaattcatatatattgtAGGTTtgatgtgtttttttcttttttttttttaataaaataattaaatctaaAAGCATCAAAAGTCGGgacgatttttttatttatttcttattatataATCTGCTTAATGGACAAGTGAAATGATGaaaagcaaaaagacaaaagaatcaTGGAAGAAAAAGCTAATTGAGATTAAATTCAGGTAGGATATGTAGTATTTCTTAATTCTTAGGTCGCTTATTTTAAATTGATATGTACCAGTCATGACAGCACATAacacagaaaaagaagaaagaaatggcTTGCAGTGTATACAAGTTACAGGGGGTGATGTGCAAGTCATCCCAGAGGCCAAGCTAATTCTTTGGTTGTAAACTGATTCGACTACCCTAACTTCATTTTTGTTGGGGATTGAATCATCCTCTTTGACCATAACGGTGATTTGGCCATTCCCAACCCAATCATCGAAGGAGCTCGAACCACTTCATTTGGCGACAAGGATGGTGCGACATGGTTCAGTTACCTCCAATAGCTGAGTTGGAGTGGTCGAACCCTTCTAGTTGCTTTCTTGGTTGCCCAACTAAAGGTCAAGGGATCAAGCAATTCCTCGTTGCTTGTCTTAGTCTAATGTTAAGTTTCTTTTGATGTAAAATAgtttttgtcgtaaaatatttttgatgaaatcattttcaaaaaaaaaaaaaattttgaaaatattttctgatgATTTGGTTAGCacgaaaaaattaagaaaagtgaaaatgtaaCTGTCACCGAAACCCgccaacgtccggtcgccgttgccggacTCCGGAGAGCATGTGTGGCTAGATCCGACCAAAATGGCCGAATTTTGGCCAAATCAATGCCCAGATCCATCCAGATCCGACCGGATTCCGGTCATTTTGGCAAGACCCAATTAGATCCGACCGGCTTCTTCTGAACATGGCCGAATTCCAGTCAGATTCGACCGGAATCCAGTCCACCAGCATCCGGCGATGGCGGCCAAATTTTGACCCCGATAATATTCTAGTGGccggatgttgccggattccggcgtcTCTTGGATTCCGACGACCAACTATTGCCTAATTTCGACAATCGAATATCAAACGTGCATGTAaagacgaagagtttaatttcgaaaaacaatttacaatttttaaaaccttaaatcgttttttaaaaattaaaaaaacttttacaatcaaaccgaaaataattttcgttgatcactattttcgctcctaccaaataccgtaaaatgccgaaatcattttacgccgaaacaaacggaagaTTACTCTAAATACAATGTATGAATAACATGGAACGGTGTGGATTTACGCttttaaggaaaaacaaaaaaaaaaaaaaaaaaaaaaaaaaaaaaaaaaaaaaaaaaaaaaaaaaaattcaaattgaataACAAAATTGACACCCCCCACCTAAAGATGCCTAATATTCGAGGAATActtcgtttatatatatataatcgaaTATTCGAGGAATACTCTGTTCTCTCACTTAACAATGAGTTTCGCATGCAAAATTCATGACTAAACCCAACCATTCatataaaaagagaaagtgttacTCTGGGGTATGGGataatttttgctaaaaatctcaTATTTCGTGGCTTCCCTCACACCCCAACCAATATAGACTAAAATAAAAAGACAGACACTTTAGAACTGAAAAACATTCCAGCCAACATTTAGAACAGTGAATGTCAATGCGCAGaggtaacatttttttaaaaataaaagaagacaaACATGCATGTATGTATTTATGTATGGTATCAACAACATATTTCTTCTGCCaggggaaaagaagaaaaacatgcatgcatgtatttaTGTATGGTATCAACAACATATTTCTTCTGCCAGGGGCAACCAAGGATCAGACCTTGTCTTCATATAAATTGCAGCATATCACTGAAAAACAGGATCCACTTGCCTTCAAAATATTGCACTTCATAAGAAAAGCCCCAATTAAGTTTCTAAACGCACAAGCACATAATTTACACAGCAAAGTGCTTTGTGCTGGTAGCACAATTCTAATTCAGAACAGTCTAAAACCATGTCATGCTTGTTTTCTGaatgttcttgaacttggaTAGCTCCACAGTCAACTGGGAAGTTTACAGTTTACACATGCAGGAAATTGCAGTAAAGATTCAACAAAAAAACTCACTCTATGCGGCGGCGCTTCTTTGCGAGATTCTCAAATACCTGGCGGACATCATCAGCTGTGATTGGCTTCGATGAGTCCTTTGACTCctgaaaaggaaagagaaggggaaaaaaattgccaaacaaaaggaaaatgcaTAAGCGTACATGTTGGCACAgtaccttaaaataaaaaatggaacaaAGAAAACGCCAACTTCCATGCTTTCCCTAGGCCCATTCTGCACTATAAAAGCAGTATATAGGCCATTAAGAAGTCTATAATCAAGGACATACCAGGAAAGTACGAAGCTCATCCTTCATATCTGCAATACCATTTAGAATCTCTATTTTCTCTATATGACCAAGTTTATTAAGTAAATTTAGCTCAGTTCCCTCCTGTTGCtgcaacttttctttcctcttctgcGTTGCCATTTTCTCATACTCCGCAATTGAGTCCTCCTTGTCAAGCAGAAAAGCTATACGCTTCTTGCTGTAAAGAACTAAGCATTCTTCACATCTGCAGAGGACATCGCGCCAGGTTTTGGAAAGAAACAGCGGTTTACTCTCTAAAGCAGGAGAAGCAGCCCCCAGGTTAACTCCAAGAACACAGGTTGTATATGGACAGGCATCTTttgtgctttgatttgaaccTTCATTCTTCTGAGAATTTTCTCCAAGAGACAAACCTTCCCCATCAGAGACAGATGCAGAATCGGTTTTAGCATGATCTTTTATAGGATAATTATGAGCATTGACATCATTCTCTAGTTTTCCAGATCCACTAGCTGACGATGTATCTTCTGACACATTCTTATCCTTGTTAGTATCAACAATAGCATCACACTGCCTCCCTGCTGCCCAT contains:
- the LOC133854853 gene encoding uncharacterized protein LOC133854853 codes for the protein MADVFDDEAEQTVSIDEYLKGVEEQELEADLVLGGDEGKECTYTNGYMKRQAIFSCLTCTPDGNAGVCTACSLSCHDGHEIVELWTKRNFRCDCGNSKFGEFFCKLFPNKDIENVENLYNHNFKGSYCTCGRPYPDPVVEEQVEMIQCCICEDWFHEEHLGLEPSDEVPRDEEGEPLYEDFICRACSTSFSFLGFYPQSIWAAGRQCDAIVDTNKDKNVSEDTSSASGSGKLENDVNAHNYPIKDHAKTDSASVSDGEGLSLGENSQKNEGSNQSTKDACPYTTCVLGVNLGAASPALESKPLFLSKTWRDVLCRCEECLVLYSKKRIAFLLDKEDSIAEYEKMATQKRKEKLQQQEGTELNLLNKLGHIEKIEILNGIADMKDELRTFLESKDSSKPITADDVRQVFENLAKKRRRIE